The segment GTGCCGACAACCGATCCGTCCACCTATCCCCATGCAGGCTCACTGCAACCGTTCGCCGGCCACAAGGGCTACGGCATTGCGCTGATGATCGAGACCCTGGCGGGTGCGCTCGGCGGCGCGGCGATGCGGTGGGACATCGGCGGATGGCTCGATGATGATCCTGCGCTGCCGACCCGGCATGGCGCGGCATTTCTTGCCTTTGACGTCGGACAAATCACGCCGCTCGTCGTTTTCACGAAGCGGGTCGACGCCACGATTCGCGACATCCGCCTGACTCCCAAGGCGAAAGGGGCTGACCGAATCCGTGTGCCGGGCGAGATGGAATGGCATAAGCGGCGCATCGCCCTGGAAAAGGGCCTCGACCTTCCGGAAGACGTGCGCGAAAGCCTCCGCAACCTGGCCGAGGAACTCGGCATAACAGCGGACTGGCTTTCAATCTGAGACGTGGAGCAAGGAAATGCTTACGGGCAAGGAACGGTTTGCCAGGATCTTGAGGCGCCAGAAGGTGGACCGCATAGGTCTGTTTGAGGTCTTTTGGAGGGAGACGGCCCAGAAGTGGTCCCAGCAAGGCCATTTCGGGGCACCGGAAACGGTGGGCGACCATTTCGGCCTCGATATGGCTTCGCACCGGCGGCGCCACGACCCCAGCGGACTGGAAACTGCTTGACCTGACGGCCAATCTCGATGCCGGCAGCCAAGTCCTCGAGGAAACCGATATTGCGAAGTTGATCCGCGACGGCAACGGGGCGGTCATGCGCTGGCGCAAGGACGGTTCAGGCGCGCCGGAGCACGTCGACTTTCTCGTCAAGGACCGCAAGGGCTGGGAGGCGCATGTCCGGCCCTACCTTATCGACTCGCAAACCTACGAGCAGCGCGTCGACTTCCAGCGCTATCGTGAGACCAGGGCCAAATGTGAACGAGAAGGCGTGTTCTTCTGCGCCGGCGCGGTCGCGGTCTTTGATCTGATGAGCCCGATGTGCGGACATGAGAATCTGCTGATAGGGATGGCTGCTGACCCGGATTGGGTGCGCGATATGAGCGGCGTTTATGCCAGTATCACGGTTGACCTGCTGGAAATGCTCTTTGACCGGGAGGGCCTTCCGGATGGCATGTGGTTTTGGGACGATCTGGGGTTCAAACATGGCCCCTTTATGTCGCCCGCCATGTACCGTGAGCTAATCTTCTCTAGCCACAGACGACTGTTTGAATTCGCCCACAGCCATGGCCTGCCGGTAATCCTGCACACGGACGGCATGGTGGAGCCGCTTATTCCGCAACTGATCGAGGCCGGCATCGATTGTCTGCAACCTCTGGAGGTCAAGGCGGGAATGGACTTGCTCAGAATCAAGAAAGACTTCGGCCAACGGCTCGCTTTGATCGGAGGTATGGACGCGCGCACCCTGATCTCCAACGACCGGATGCAAGTCCGCGAAGAACTCGATTCCAAGCTCCCGCAAGCCATGGCCGGAAGCGGTTACGTCTTACAGGTCGATCACAGCGTGCCCCCCCAAGTTCGCTACGAAACTTACAGGTTCTTCGTCGAACACGGGCTGCAAATCGGCACGTACCGCTGACAGCTTGCCGGACTTTGGCCGGAGCGGGCGGGGCGATCAATTCCCCTTGTATCGCCCCCGATCAGCAAGCCGGGCTTTGGCCGCGCGGCTTATATCTACTCGGCTATTCTACAACCACAAGTTGATAGCCCTCGACACGCGGCACGGTAAACCGCACGTAGTCGCCATCGCGCGTAAAGGGGATAGTCTCTTTGGAGGGCGCTAACGTGACTGCGGTGACGTCGCGCCCTTCGCTGCGGAGAGCCACGGCGACGTTGGTGACTACGATGGGCTCCTCGATCATTTCGATGCTTCCCCTCGATTCCGGCACGTACGTGAGCAGGTGCACCAGCCGGGTCCGGTCACGGGACGTCACGGTGGCGCGGCCGAACGACGGGAAGTCCGTGACTTCGAGCATCGGTTGTGGCAGGAGGAGGCGCAACGCGTTGTCCAGTAATGCACGGTGGGGTACCACAGCGTCGCGCATGTACCCGAGGAAGAGGGGGAAACTGAAATGGATCACGTTGCCGCAGCGGGCGATCGCGGGTCGTCCGGTATCCTTTTCCGGCGGGCAGTACAATGTTTCGTGCTCGAAATCCCACGCCTTCAGGTTCGAGTAGGGCTTGTATAGCCGGGCGAGGACCTCCGTCCTGGGGCCGGGCTGCATGGCGATTCCCTGCTGGTAGATGGTCACGGGCATGTTCGGCACGCCCTTGGCGATTGGCGGGAGCGCCTCGACAAAGGTGGGATTGAAGGGTTCCGGCCCTTCGCGCACCAAATCCACGCCGCTGAGGGCGAAAGCCGTGCCGTCCGGGGTCAGGCCCGCCGTACCCGAGCTGATGATAGCGCTTCCCCTTGCGAGATGGGCTTCGAGTTTGGGTTTCAACGATTCCGACACGCGAACGGAGTCCGCCAGGATGATCACCTTGTATTTCGAAAGGTCTTCGGTGCCGTCGCTGATGTCGAACTGGCACTTCAACTCCGACAAGATGCGTGCCGCCCCCTTCACGCTGTCGAACGAGAATCCGTCCGGCTTGCTGCTGTAGGTATTTCCGCTGGGGAAGTCGGCCAGATACGGCTCGACGACCACAATCTCGGTCTCTGCCCGCGCGCCTGCCGTCCATGGTTCAATGGAGCGCACCGTGCCGTATACGTCGGCAATCAGGCTGTATACCTCGCCGTTGAGTTGGCCCCTCGGGTGGAGGTGGTCCCCAACTGAGCAGGTGCCGCCGTTGGCAATCGAGCTATAGAGGTCGTACAACAGCGAATGCCGGGTCCGGATGCCGCCGAAATCGCCCCAACTCTTGTGGAAACGCCCGGTCATGGTGAAATAGGGTTTGTCCAGGGTACGCGCGTACCGGATAGCCGCCGGAAGATAGTCGTAACCCCAACCGCCCGTCGGCAACACTTCGAGTTCGATGTGCGTGGGCTGGCGCCGGTATGGTATGCCGTTGAACAGGATGAAAATATCTTCCCGCTTGGCGCGCGCCATGGATTCGACCTCATCCATGAAGGAGTCTGTAACCTGCCAGCAGAATTCGGCCGCCTGGGCATCATTGAACACGTCCATCCCTTTCTGCTTCATGGCAGCCACGCATTCAGTGCCGTAGCAGGGCGAGAGGTCGAAACAGTCGAGAAAGAGGCCGTCGACGGGATAGCGGTCAAGGACTTCGCGCACCATGCCGAGGATATGTTCCCGAAATCCGGTGTTGAGGCAGAGGTCGCGGAACCAGTGGCCCTTGTCCGCGAACCGGTAGACCCGGCCCTCTTTGTCGACCTTGCACCATTCGCGGTGGAGCCGCGCGTGTTCGTGGTCAATCCCAACGTTGAAGTACGCGGCCACCCGGATGCCGCGCGCATGGCATGCCTCGACCATCTGCCCGAGCAGATCCACCTCGAGCCCCGGATACACTTGGCCGATTTGCGTAGGGTAGTACGCAAAACCAAGATTGCATTTGGCGAAAACAGTGATGTAGTCCACGTTGGCCTCGCTCAGCGTGCGCGCGAACTCCGAGGCGTCGAACTCCGACGCGATGTCGTATATGCCCGGCATGGTATGGCAGTCAAGATGGATGGCTCGTCGCGGAAACTCGTTCATTGTCACACTCCTGGCTTCTGACGGCGCTTGGCCGCCGCTTGGGGCTCCATCGTCCCCCGCCCCAAACGACAATGCAAGCAGGGACACTTGGGTCCCGCCGTCGCCCGTTAGGCCGCCTGCCTGCCCGCAAAACAACAATCCCGCCCCGACACACACAGTAACTAGTACACATCTCATCGTATCGCTCCCCATTGCAGTCCCCAGTGAAGCCCACGGAACCTGTGCTCCAAGCGCTCACGGGCATGCGCGTTGACTCCCGGCGCTTGCCCTGAGCATAACATGAAAAGACCTGTCGCGACAGACAGACCTCTTAATTCCACCCCGCGCATGGCCTATGCATTCGTTTCTTCCGAAGAATAGAACGCGGAACGAGATGCTTTTCCTGGCAACAATGTGCCCGGGATATTCAGTCGAACAGTAGCCTCCCATATCACCAAGAGCTCAACTGTACGGCCCCGGGCGATGTATACTTTGAAGAAGGAATCTATGGTGACACCCTGGGTTTGCGGAAAGCGCGATACGTACACTTGACAAAGGGGATGCAACACGGGTATTCCGCCGCTACCGTCTGGCACGGCGATCCTGCAATGCGAGGAGAAGGATGCAGATGAATCTGGCCGTCTTGAAGGACACGGAAGTGCACCGCCTGCACGCCGCTTCGATCGAAATTCTCGAGACGATCGGCGTTGAAATCCCGCACGCGCATGCTCTGACGCTGTTTCAGGAGTCGGGCGCATCGGTCGACAAGGAAACACACCGGGTGAAGATCCCCGAGCCCCTGATCGCCAGCGCTATCGAGGTATGCGGGAAAGAATTCACGCTATACGGGCGCGACCGAAGCCGTAAAGCGCCGTTCGGCGCGGGGGCGCGCAATTACAACAGCAGCGCGGGCCAGGCGCTTTGGGTGGAAGATGACGCAAGCCGGCGCCGGTACCCGCGTCTTGAGGATGTGGCCACAGCTACAAGACTGGGCGATGCTCTGCCTCTCATCACTATCCCGGGCGCCATGGCCGACCCATATGACCTCCCGCCTGCCTATCGCTGTGTGTGCGTGGCCGCCGAGATGCTCAAGAACACCACCAAGCCGATCACATTCTGGTTTCATGACCGTGCTTCGGCCCAGTTTCTGGTCGAGTTGTTTACCATCGTGGCGGGCAGTGAATCTGGCGCAAGAGACCACCCCTTGGCGTTCCCGCTATTCGAACCCATCAGTCCACTGCGTTTCCCCCACGACGGCGTGGACCTGCTCTTTGAAACGTGCCGCCTGCCGTTGCCCGTGGTTATCGGCCCTATGGCGCAGGTAGGCTGCACTGCGCCGGGGACTTTGGCAGGGACGCTGGCCCAGGAGAACGCGGAGATCCTGGCAGGGCTATGCCTTGTACAGCTGATTCGCCCCGGAACGCCCATTTGTTTTGGAGGCATTCCCCACGCTTTCAACATGAGAGCCAGCCAGATCGTGTTCGGGGGTCCCGAGCAGCTGCTGATGGCTGTCGCGATGACCCAGCTGGGCCGTTACTATAAACTGCCCGTGTATGTAAACGCCGGGCTTACGGACAGCAAGATCGCCGACGCGCAAGCGGGCCTGGAAGCGGGTATGACCTTGCTGGCCGCGGCACTGGCCGGAGCGGATATCTTCGGCCATCTGGGCACCTGCGGCATCGATCAGGGCGCCTCGCTCATCATGCTGGTCATGCAACACGAGGCGATTGCTTACATTGAACGCGTTATGCAAGGGATTTCCGTAGACGATACGCGTCTTGCCATCGACGTGATCCGGAGCGTCGGGCCAGGAGGCAATTTCCTCGCGGAAGAACATACCGCCGAACACTTCCGAAGTGAGTTATGGTTTCCAGAGCTGCTGGACCGAAACGTCTTCTCCATATGGGCGGAAGGCGGCGCTTCGAACATGGCCACGCGTTGCCGTGAGATGAAAGACAGCTTGTTGCGGGATCACGAGCCGTCGCCCTTGCCGGACGACACCAGGCGGGCCGTCGAGCAGCTTGTCGATGACGCAAGACGCCATTTGACGTGAGACGCAGAACAGTCAATCGTCATTGTTTCAGGCGGAGAGGCAGCCTATACTCTCCCTTGGCGTTCCCATGGTGGGGCGCCTGATTCGTCTGGGGGGCGCATAGGATGAATAGGCGACAATTCTTCAAGACCGGCGTCAAAGCCGCGGCAACGGGTGCTGTAGTCTCGACCCTTTCTTTCCCCGTAAATGAAATTCAGGCGGCCTCAGAAACTATGGGGGGCGCCGCCGCAGCGCCTGCGATTCTTGCCAGTTATACGGCCGAGGAGCACCGCCGGCGCCTCACAAACGTCGGTTTTTGCACGAAGCATATTCGTCAGTGCCTTCGCAAGCACCTCATCACCGATTATCTGCCCGGTCAATGTGTCTATAACCTGGGCGAGTATCCCAGCCGCGAACCGTGGAATCCCGATGAATACGACGAACAGGAACTGGACCGCTTGAAGGCCCATGGGATCCAGCTGGTACATGTGATGGACGAGTGGAACGACCGGTACGGCCTCTTTGGAGGGGACAAGCTCACGGCGGTCAACCCAGAGGGGTTCCGGCGCTTCATTTCGATGGTTCACGGTCGCGGGATGAAAATTCTCGCGTACGCATCCAGCGGGTACTTCACCGCGCACGATCCGAACTATCGCAGGGAGTGGTCGCGTCCCGGCGACGAATCCGGAGGCTGGTGGGACCTGGCGCGATGCGCGCCCTCCAGCCCCGGGTGGCGTGCGTTCTTTTTGCCGCGCATGCTGCAAATCCTGGAAGACTACGAGCTCGACGGTCTCTATAACGACTGGGGGTACGTCTGCAACGCGGAGCGCAGAATCAAGGAAAATGCTCCGGACGAGGTGGCTGCGTTCGAGGAGACGCCCGAGTATGATGGAGCGGAAACCGATCTCCTGTATCTCATCTACTCGGAAGTGAAGCGGCGCGGCGGCATCTACAAGATGCATGCGGACCGTACGAACGAGCCCAGGACGGGTGGCCTCAAGGTCTATGATTACCTCTGGGTCGGCGAGAATGTAGACAACGCGGACGGCCTCCGCGAAGCGGTCAAGAACCACTCTCCTTACGTCGTTCCCTGCATTCAGGGTTCCATGGCCAAGGTCGCGAATGAACAGGAGCACTTTCTGCAGTCGATTCCCTACATGCAGTTCCCCTTGTTACAGGGCGGACGTCCTCTGACGGGAGAGCGGGGTGTTATCCCGATCCCTCGCCTGCCGGGACTGCACGAGAACGGGTTTTACGAAGCCGCGTGGGAGTACTATCAGGCCCACCCGAACGGTCCGTATATCTACGGCGGTTGGGACCCGATCCCGCCCAACCCCGACATGCGGCCCGCTCACGCCCGCTGGCTGAGCCATTACCTGAAGTTGTCCGAATACGGCACGTGGGCATTTCTCGAGATTACCGACTCGGACCTGTTTGCCCAACCTCTACCCAAAGACTGCGTGGCTTCCGTCTTTGCTAACCGTGACCTGCACCTTGTTCTGGCCAACTACGGGCAATCGAGCCAGCAGATCGCGACGGCCGAGTCGTACGTTCCGGTGGACGATCCTGCGGCCGCGCCGGCAAAACAATGGGAACTTCCCACGAGGTCTCTCAAGATTCTCCGCAGCTCGGTTCAGGATCGCTGACGGCGCCGGTGATGTTGCGTTGGCAAATCGCTCCTTTGAGGCAATGCTATCCAGACCAGCGGCGGGCCTTTGACCAACGGCCTCGATCATCGTGTTGATGAACCTTGCGCCGTCGCCCGTGGCTGAGACGGAGGGACCTCTTTGAGGAGTGCCATTCGGGACACAATACTCAATCATGTCTCGGCGAAGACAAGTATTCGCCGCTCCTTTATGCGTGTAATTGATTAGGTATTTATCCCACCGAACTCACCCATCGGCTGACTGCTCTCGAGATGGCACAGCTCGTTTCATGCGCCTATACTGAAGCATTCGAGAAAGCAGCAAGCAACGAAGAGGAGCGCAAAGGTATGTGTCGAGAGCAGAGGTTCTCTCTATACATGGCGGTTCTGGTAGGGCTCTTAGGGAGCGGAACCATTGCATTCGCCGGAGAAACGGAACATCCGCCCGCGCCACGTTCGAACGGTTGTGTCCTTAACGTGGACTTTGAAGGATACGAGGACGGGTTGGTAGGCGTTCTTAACTCCGGGGTGCGCTGGCTCGGTGATCCGTTCACGAATATCAAACAAAACAAGACCGAGATCGCAAATGATCCGGCACGCGCTTATACCGGACGCCGCTGTGCCTATGTGTTCACAGATGAGCCCGAGCAGCGGGGCCGGATCCTCCTGCAACGACGGTTCGATGCATCGGAGACAGTGGATGAAATCGTTGAGTTCGTCTTTCGGCCCGCGCTTGAAGGGGGAGTCGATCTGCAGGATTTCGTTGTATGGTCAGGCACGGCGTACCGATCAAACCGCGTTGGGGTGACGCTCTACGCCAATGGAAGCGCGGACGATGGCACATATTCGCTTGACGTTGAGGCCGGGGGGACGGACCAACCTGTCCGGACGGCAAACGTCTTGACGGGGCTCAAACAGCCGGAGTGGATCCGGTTCGTCATGGCGCGAAGCAAAGAGCGGAAAACCGTGGACCTATGGGCAGGCCTGCCTGACCACGAAGTTTGGGTCGGCCGATACACGGATTTGGAGCCCGACCGGCCGGCCGGGGGCGGGGAGATCGGGGACCTTTCCCAGGAACAGCACATGGGCTCGGGCTATTGGGACGATATCCGGGTCGGAGGCGTCCTGGGGCAAAACGAAGCGCCGGCGCCGCCGGAAGCCACGCGAAACGTGGGCGTCGAGGCGCCGGTAATCACATACCCGCTGGTGGTGGGAGGGGAGAAGCAGCTCTTTGTGGACAACGCCGCCGTGGAGACGTCAGAAGGGCTCCAGCGGACACTGCATTCACCGGCCAAACGTCCAGAGAATCCGCTGCTCGTCCCGGAGGAGCGCTGGGAACGAGACGGGGTCTTTTTTGTTCCCTTTGACGTACTCCGCGAAGGCCCGGAAGGGAAGCTGCGCGTCTGGTACGGCAGTTACCGCAAGTCGGAAAACAAATTGACCTTTACCTGTGTGGCGGATTCGTTTGATGGGCTGAAATGGGAGCGCCCTCGTCTCGGCCTTTTCGATTTTGAAGGGTCGAAGGAGAATAACATTATTTGGCAGGGGCGGGCCGTGAAGCCGAACTTCGATCCGCGCGACCCGGATCTCGCTCGCCGGTACAAGGCCATGACGCGGGTGAACGGGTTCACGCCCTTGTTTTCGCCGGACGGAGTCCGTTGGGCCATGGCAGAAGCACCGGCTATCGAACAAGCTTACGACGCCTCAAGCGTGCACTGGGATCCTGTCGGCGGGAAATGGCTCGCATCGTGCAAGATCTTCAAGGACGGCAAACGCGCCCGTGGCTACGCGGAAAGTCGAGACTACGTGAGCTGGACCGACACCTACCCGATGTTGTACGCCGACAGGCTCGACGATCCTCAGGACGAGCTGTACGCCATGCGAATCTTCCGTTACGAGAGCGTGTACCTTGGACTCCTGAAGGTCTATCATGTTGCGACCGATCGTTGCGATATCCAGTTGGCTGTCAGCCGAAATGCCAGACACTGGCAGAGACCTGAT is part of the Candidatus Hydrogenedentota bacterium genome and harbors:
- a CDS encoding uroporphyrinogen decarboxylase family protein, whose product is MRWRKDGSGAPEHVDFLVKDRKGWEAHVRPYLIDSQTYEQRVDFQRYRETRAKCEREGVFFCAGAVAVFDLMSPMCGHENLLIGMAADPDWVRDMSGVYASITVDLLEMLFDREGLPDGMWFWDDLGFKHGPFMSPAMYRELIFSSHRRLFEFAHSHGLPVILHTDGMVEPLIPQLIEAGIDCLQPLEVKAGMDLLRIKKDFGQRLALIGGMDARTLISNDRMQVREELDSKLPQAMAGSGYVLQVDHSVPPQVRYETYRFFVEHGLQIGTYR
- a CDS encoding trimethylamine methyltransferase family protein, whose product is MQMNLAVLKDTEVHRLHAASIEILETIGVEIPHAHALTLFQESGASVDKETHRVKIPEPLIASAIEVCGKEFTLYGRDRSRKAPFGAGARNYNSSAGQALWVEDDASRRRYPRLEDVATATRLGDALPLITIPGAMADPYDLPPAYRCVCVAAEMLKNTTKPITFWFHDRASAQFLVELFTIVAGSESGARDHPLAFPLFEPISPLRFPHDGVDLLFETCRLPLPVVIGPMAQVGCTAPGTLAGTLAQENAEILAGLCLVQLIRPGTPICFGGIPHAFNMRASQIVFGGPEQLLMAVAMTQLGRYYKLPVYVNAGLTDSKIADAQAGLEAGMTLLAAALAGADIFGHLGTCGIDQGASLIMLVMQHEAIAYIERVMQGISVDDTRLAIDVIRSVGPGGNFLAEEHTAEHFRSELWFPELLDRNVFSIWAEGGASNMATRCREMKDSLLRDHEPSPLPDDTRRAVEQLVDDARRHLT
- a CDS encoding alpha-L-fucosidase, which codes for MNEFPRRAIHLDCHTMPGIYDIASEFDASEFARTLSEANVDYITVFAKCNLGFAYYPTQIGQVYPGLEVDLLGQMVEACHARGIRVAAYFNVGIDHEHARLHREWCKVDKEGRVYRFADKGHWFRDLCLNTGFREHILGMVREVLDRYPVDGLFLDCFDLSPCYGTECVAAMKQKGMDVFNDAQAAEFCWQVTDSFMDEVESMARAKREDIFILFNGIPYRRQPTHIELEVLPTGGWGYDYLPAAIRYARTLDKPYFTMTGRFHKSWGDFGGIRTRHSLLYDLYSSIANGGTCSVGDHLHPRGQLNGEVYSLIADVYGTVRSIEPWTAGARAETEIVVVEPYLADFPSGNTYSSKPDGFSFDSVKGAARILSELKCQFDISDGTEDLSKYKVIILADSVRVSESLKPKLEAHLARGSAIISSGTAGLTPDGTAFALSGVDLVREGPEPFNPTFVEALPPIAKGVPNMPVTIYQQGIAMQPGPRTEVLARLYKPYSNLKAWDFEHETLYCPPEKDTGRPAIARCGNVIHFSFPLFLGYMRDAVVPHRALLDNALRLLLPQPMLEVTDFPSFGRATVTSRDRTRLVHLLTYVPESRGSIEMIEEPIVVTNVAVALRSEGRDVTAVTLAPSKETIPFTRDGDYVRFTVPRVEGYQLVVVE